The Castanea sativa cultivar Marrone di Chiusa Pesio chromosome 11, ASM4071231v1 genome contains a region encoding:
- the LOC142614803 gene encoding UPF0481 protein At3g47200-like: protein MRKELSIDIPIVMENDLMCHESIIDVSLAMEPAWWPECCIYRAPKKLREVNKEAYTPKLISIGPFHYGGKEPRDKDGERELREMEKLKVGYLKKFCNRTRKSQNEIARIIEENEEKIRRCYSESFDICHEDFVKMVLLDSTFIIELFLRSYMEEEYENDYILSKPWLKVGISHDLILLENQLPFFILKEFHNQFSRSEENNNISFRRLACKFFHLTGKKLPEKEIKHFTDLIRYFYYPSTLKSGNGIISDLHSATELYEAGVIFRTSEKGSMLLDIQFPNMPLKRCPCFNCSWLLNCLPCLKYFPCLEGTQTFLYVPQFLVEDKTEGLFRNLMALEQCHYPSEAYICNYICLLDYLINTREDVELLVDKKIIINMLGSNEAIATMVNKLGLEIVETGSCYFGLAQDLNKHYDECCNRNMGNLRSSYFSNLWRGTATIIGLIVLGFTLWNFIRPYVRH, encoded by the coding sequence ATGCGCAAAGAGCTGAGCATTGACATTCCAATAGTCATGGAAAATGATCTTATGTGCCATGAGTCGATCATTGATGTCTCACTAGCCATGGAGCCAGCCTGGTGGCCCGAGTGCTGCATCTACAGGGCCCCCAAGAAACTTCGCGAGGTAAATAAAGAGGCCTACACTCCAAAGCTAATATCAATAGGCCCTTTTCACTATGGTGGAAAAGAACCAAGAGACAAGGATGGTGAAAGAGAACTAAGGGAAATGGAAAAGCTGAAAGTGGGTTACTTAAAGAAATTTTGTAATCGAACTAGGAAATCCCAAAACGAAATAGCAAGGATCATTGAAGAAAACGAAGAAAAGATTCGCCGTTGTTACTCAGAAAGCTTTGATATTTGCCATGAAGATTTCGTGAAAATGGTTCTATTGGATTCAACATTTATCATTGAGCTCTTCTTGAGGAGTTACATGGAGGAAGAATATGAAAATGATTATATATTAAGTAAACCATGGCTAAAGGTAGGCATAAGCCATGACTTGATATTACTTGAGAATCAGCTTCCATTTTTTATCCTAAAGGAGTTTCACAATCAATTTTCCAGGTCTGAAGAAAACAACAATATTTCCTTTCGTAGGCTTGCATGTAAGTTTTTTCATCTCACTGGCAAGAAATTGCCCGAGAAGGAAATAAAACATTTCACTGATTTGATCAGATATTTCTATTATCCATCTACCCTTAAAAGTGGAAATGGCATCATTTCTGATCTACATAGTGCAACAGAGTTGTACGAGGCAGGAGTGATATTCAGAACAAGTGAAAAGGGAAGCATGTTACTTGACATTCAATTCCCAAACATGCCATTGAAAAGATGCCCATGCTTCAATTGCTCATGGCTCTTAAATTGCTTACCATGCTTGAAGTACTTTCCTTGCTTGGAAGGTACTCAAACTTTCCTGTATGTTCCTCAGTTTTTGGTAGAAGACAAAACTGAAGGCCTTTTTCGAAACCTCATGGCCCTAGAGCAATGTCACTATCCATCTGAAGCTTACATATGCAATTATATATGTCTCTTGGATTATCTTATCAACACTAGAGAAGACGTGGAGTTGCTCGTTGACAAAAAGATTATAATTAACATGTTAGGCAGCAATGAAGCAATTGCCACAATGGTAAACAAACTTGGACTAGAAATTGTGGAAACGGGTTCCTGTTATTTTGGTCTCGCTCAAGACCTTAACAAGCACTATGACGAATGTTGCAATCGTAATATGGGAAACTTGAGAAGTAGCTATTTCTCCAATCTTTGGAGAGGTACTGCAACTATTATTGGTCTTATAGTCCTGGGGTTCACTCTTTGGAATTTCATAAGGCCTTACGTACGTCATTAA